The genomic interval CGCCTCGGCGGCTTCGCCGAAGTGGAGCTCGGCTACACCGAAGAACAGGCCGTGCAAGAAGCCTGCCGCTGCCTCCGCTGCGATTACCGGGAGTAGTGTCAAGGCAAATATGTGGTTGAAGGAGGGAGCAGAATGGAATTAGTTACTTTGACCATTGACGGCCGGGAAGTACAGATCGAAAAAGACAAAACAATTCTTGACGCAGCGAAGAAAGCTAATATCCACATCCCTACCCTTTGTTACCTGGCGGAAATCAACCAGATCGGCGCTTGCCGCATCTGCCTGGTGGAGGTGGAAGGCGCCAGAACACTCACGGCAGCCTGCACCGCTCCCGTAGCCGAAGGCATGAAAGTATATACCAATACCCCGCGGGTCCGCAAAGCACGGCGGACGAACTTGGAACTCCTTTTGTCCAACCATGATGACAACTGCCCGGCTTGTGCCAGGAACCTGAACTGTGAACTGCAGAGCCTGGCCCAGAGCTTCGGCATCAGGGAAAACAGGTTTAAGGGACAAAGACTGGATTTTCCCAAGGATACGTCTACCCCGGCCCTCATCCGGGATCCAAACAAATGCATCCTGTGCCGGCGCTGCGTCGCCGTCTGCCGTGAAGTCCAGACCGTCAAAGCCATCGTACCCCTGGAAAGAGGCTTTACCACCATCATCGGCCCCGCGTTCCAGGAAAACCTGTCGGATTCCACCTGCGTCCAGTGCGGCCAGTGCGCCCTGGTGTGCCCCACCGGCGCTATTGTGGAAAGAGAATACATTGACGAGGTCTGGGCCGCCATTGATGATCCCGAGAAGCATGTGGTGGTGCAAACCGCGCCCGCCATCCGGGTTGCCATCGCCGAGGAATTCGGCGGGGAACCGGGGGAAATCAGCACCGGCAAGCTGGTGGCTGCCCTCCGGCGCCTGGGGTTTGACAAGGTCTTCGACACGGACTTCACCGCCGACCTGACCATTATGGAGGAAGGCAGCGAATTCCTGCATCGCCTGCAGCACGGCGGCACCCTGCCCCTGATGACCTCCTGCAGCCCCGGTTGGATTAACTTCATCGAAACCTTCTATCCCGAGCTGCTGCCCCATCTCTCGACCTGCAAGTCGCCCCAGCAGATGTTTGGCGCCCTGGCCAAGACCTACTACCCGCAGAAGGCCGGCATCGACCCGGCCGATGTGGTCAGCGTCTCCATCATGCCTTGTACGGCGAAGAAATACGAGAGCCAGCGCCCGGAGATGAGAGACAGCGGTTACCGGGATGTGGATTACGTGCTGACCACCAGGGAACTGGCCCGCATGATCCGGCAAGCCGGCATTGACTTTGCCACATTACCCGAAGAAGACTACGACGATCCCCTGGGCATCTCCACCGGTGCCGGTTTGATCTTCGGCGCCACCGGCGGGGTCATGGAAGCAGCTTTGCGCACCGCTTATGAACTGGCCACCGGCAAAGAACTCAAGGAAATCAACTTCTACGATGTCCGGGGCCTGGACGGCATCAAAGAAGCTCAAGTAGACGTGGACGGTACCCAGGTCAAGGTGGCGGTAGCCCACGGCCTGGGGAATGCCCGGAAACTGATGGAGCGAGTGAAGGCAGGGGAAGCTGACTATCACTTCATTGAGGTCATGTGCTGCCCCGGCGGCTGCATCGGCGGCGGCGGCCAGCCCATTCCCACCAACACGGAAATCCGGGCCAAAAGAATCAAGGGCATTTACGCCGGCGACGAAGCCATGCCCCTGCGTAAATCCCATGAAAACCCAGCCGTCCAGCAGCTGTACAAGGAATTCCTGGGACAACCCTTGGGCGACATGTCCCACAAGCTGCTGCATACCCATTACACACCTAAAGAAAAATACTAGTGCGGCTGCCTGCCTTCAGGCATAACGGTCAATCCGGCCGGTGTTGCCCCGGGGCGAAAAGCGGAGGGAGTAGGAATGAGCATCAAGCCCCGGCCCAACACCGGCCCTGTTTTATCGATCACCGGGCACATTCCCTCACCGCTTAACCGCAAAGCTAGTTTTGCTCCACCCGCAGCTGCACCTGCTGCCAAGGATCAATCTCGTACCGGCAATCTTTGAACCATTCCCAGTTGGACGCCAGGCAATTATATGCTGCATCCACCCTGGCGTAAGCCCGGTTCAATTCCTCCGGAGAATAGAGGACGCGCCAGTGATGCCGCTTTTCCTCCCCCGCGGCTCTTTGCCCTACCGGCAGAACTGACATGGAAATCCCTCCCTTGCCGTGAAATCTGATTATAAATTCCCGTACAACCCTGCGTTCAAACCGTTTTCACGCACATTTTTGTCATACTGGCGATGCAAGTTTGATGCCATACCGGGCCTGAAAAAGAAAAAAGCCGTCACCCATTGGGACGACTGCGTTTCCGCCGGCAGGAAAAGCAAACCCCTTCGCCGGCATCCGAAGGGATCCTGCCTGCTTGTTCAAACTCTTGAACAAGCATCAGCCAAATTCATGTTGAAGCTAAGCCAGGCGCTGCATCAGCTTGTTCAAATAGTCGGACATGCCGTTTGTCTTTTTGAACGCCTGTCAGCAGTAGTCTTGAACATTGATATCCAGCCGTTTCAGCATTTCGTGGAAAGTGCTGCGGTTCATCCCCAAGGCTTTTGCCGCCCTCGCCTGGACCCAGCCATGGGCTTTTAAAGCATCTAGCACAAGCTTCCGCTCATAATCCCGGACGGCTTGCCGGTAGGAGAAGACCCCCGCCGGTTCCCCAGCCGCTCCCGTCAGGCTGGGGGGCAGGTCCTTCGGGGTAACCAGCTCTCCCTCGCAGAGAATGACGGCCCTTTCCACCACATTTTCCAGCTGCCGCACGTTTCCCGGCCAGGGGGCCTGCTCCAGGATTGCCATGGCTTCCGGGCTGAAGCCGGTACAGCGTTTGCCGTGCTTCTGGTTAAATTTCTCCAGGAAATGCCGGGCCAGCAAAGGAATATCCTCCCTCTTTTCCCGCAAAGGAGGCAGCACGATGCTGACCACATTCAACCGGTAAAACAAGTCCATGCGAAATCGCTTTTCTTCCACCATGCGCTCCAGGTCCTGGTTGGTAGCGGCAATGATCCGCACATCCACTTGCCGGGGCTGGGTATCACCAATCCGGAAGAATTCCCCCTGCTGCAGCACCCGGAGCAGTTTCCCCTGCAGCGACGGGCTCAGATCCCCTATTTCATCCAGAAACAGGGTGCCGCGGTGGGCTTCCTCGAACAGGCCTTTCTTAGCCTGGGTGGCCCCGGTAAAAGCCCCCTTGACATAACCGAAGAGCTCGCTCTCCAGCAGGTTTTCCGGCAGGGCGGCACAATTGATGGTGACGAAATTCTGCTCGCTGCGCAAGCTGTGATGGAAAATGGCCTGGGCCGCCAGGTCTTTCCCGGTGCCGCTTTCACCCCGTAACAAGACGGTGCAGTCCGTGGGCGCCACCTTGGCTATTAGATTCTTGACTTCTTGCATGGCCGGGCTGTTGCCGATCAAACCGTAATCGTGCCGTTCCCTCAACTGCTGCCGCAGCCGCAAGTTATGTTCTTGCAACTGCTTCACCAGGTACGGGAGACACATCTTGTTGTCTGCCAGCCCCCGGTAAACGGCCGCGGCCTTCTCCCGGCAGGTACTGTAGCCGCAGGCACCGCAGTTGAGCTCATCTTCCGGGGAGAACTTGTTCAGCTCCGCCAGGATCTTGTTGATTTCCCCTTCCGACGGCACCGGCAAAGGGGAACCCTTTGGTTTAAAACGGCGGGAAAGAAACACGACGGGCATGT from Clostridia bacterium carries:
- a CDS encoding 2Fe-2S iron-sulfur cluster binding domain-containing protein yields the protein MELVTLTIDGREVQIEKDKTILDAAKKANIHIPTLCYLAEINQIGACRICLVEVEGARTLTAACTAPVAEGMKVYTNTPRVRKARRTNLELLLSNHDDNCPACARNLNCELQSLAQSFGIRENRFKGQRLDFPKDTSTPALIRDPNKCILCRRCVAVCREVQTVKAIVPLERGFTTIIGPAFQENLSDSTCVQCGQCALVCPTGAIVEREYIDEVWAAIDDPEKHVVVQTAPAIRVAIAEEFGGEPGEISTGKLVAALRRLGFDKVFDTDFTADLTIMEEGSEFLHRLQHGGTLPLMTSCSPGWINFIETFYPELLPHLSTCKSPQQMFGALAKTYYPQKAGIDPADVVSVSIMPCTAKKYESQRPEMRDSGYRDVDYVLTTRELARMIRQAGIDFATLPEEDYDDPLGISTGAGLIFGATGGVMEAALRTAYELATGKELKEINFYDVRGLDGIKEAQVDVDGTQVKVAVAHGLGNARKLMERVKAGEADYHFIEVMCCPGGCIGGGGQPIPTNTEIRAKRIKGIYAGDEAMPLRKSHENPAVQQLYKEFLGQPLGDMSHKLLHTHYTPKEKY
- a CDS encoding sigma 54-interacting transcriptional regulator, with amino-acid sequence MGIVSTREGHCRSCYACVRNCPVKAIKVVNGQAKVVPELCIACGHCIKVCSQKAKTIVSALDQVKDWLRGGERVAACLAPSFVVEFLDLEPGRLVAALKQAGFWKVYEVALGADLVSREYRRLLDQQPGEGPWISTPCPAIINLVEKYYPELVPALVPVVSPMVATGRYIKARYGEGVKVVFAGPCIAKKEEINDREEAWGVDAVLTFDELRGLLPDTVTGTMDFDNPPPGLGRVYPLSGGLLKSAAFDHDLLKTEIMTVEGKDNCLAMLDALQESGGKKYFIDALFCEGCINGPMLSTELDIFQKRERIVAYYRERERGREDLNPEDMPVVFLSRRFKPKGSPLPVPSEGEINKILAELNKFSPEDELNCGACGYSTCREKAAAVYRGLADNKMCLPYLVKQLQEHNLRLRQQLRERHDYGLIGNSPAMQEVKNLIAKVAPTDCTVLLRGESGTGKDLAAQAIFHHSLRSEQNFVTINCAALPENLLESELFGYVKGAFTGATQAKKGLFEEAHRGTLFLDEIGDLSPSLQGKLLRVLQQGEFFRIGDTQPRQVDVRIIAATNQDLERMVEEKRFRMDLFYRLNVVSIVLPPLREKREDIPLLARHFLEKFNQKHGKRCTGFSPEAMAILEQAPWPGNVRQLENVVERAVILCEGELVTPKDLPPSLTGAAGEPAGVFSYRQAVRDYERKLVLDALKAHGWVQARAAKALGMNRSTFHEMLKRLDINVQDYC